The region tttttcagttGAAGAATATTTTGAGGTCTTATTTTAAACATCTTTATTAAGCCTCATTCACGGCAgcaaattcaagaattaaattcaagaatcaaagtcaatatatttattgaacagagtaatgaaaaaaatttttttgaaagaatgCTATAGAAGTTGTTAGATAGAGGTGGTCATTTATAAGATGTTAATTTGTACTcaactaattgtaaataaatgttaatgttgaaatattattctcgtattttatttattgctttagATCCTGCCATTACaacgaaaataaatcatcAGATCCTACTGCACATACCTTTAGGCGATTGCATGTACATCAACGACGACAATATACACATGCCACAGAATAAAGACCTATACGACTAATGACGGAGCTTTTGAATCTTAACTCAGTCGAATGAAAGGACGGCCGTGAGTACTTACATCAGGCATATCTAGGATCTGGGAGCATATACTTTGTATGGGATAAACGCCCATTGATAGGGCGCGTGGTCCAGGACTGTGTGCGCCCTACACACCCGGTACCATTTAATCCGTCATTCCAGTGAAGGCAGCACAACACAAGACAGCACAAACACGTCAGTTACATCGATGTACAGTGCTGGGCACTAATGGTACCAATGCGAACTTGGCATTTGCCCACTGCACAAACGTTCCAAGGAGATTggatactttttttttgtaacgtaAAGTTACACAAAAGAATATGGGGTATAAATACTACTACGCGTTTATACTTGATACGGATAGCCGCACAGAATTTCATATTTACCATCTTGGGACGTTTTAGAATGGTGTAAGATCCCTAATCTTTCACTAAAATCACATTATGACATCAGCATTACGACATCGGAAGAGAAAAATCacgtaaatgtttttcttgcACTATACATCGAAATAAATCAGGTTTCTTTGCATGCTACAACTTGTATTCGATAGAATTTACATTTATGAAATGTGCCGAAGACTGTTCTTCCGACCCATGGATTAGCAaagaattaatcaataaaCTTTGATCAATTGTTACAATGACCATTTTTGCGCGGTTGATACGaatttttaatgcattaaATTTGAATGCAGGATCTTTTGACAATGCTAAGAAACTTGTGATTGTCTAAGAGAGCAGAATATTATATCTCAAAGTCTGCAATGAAAGTTCCTACGTTCAAATACTTTTCCCTCTGTAACCTGCTCGTTTATATCTTCCTCTTCTAATCACTTTATTTCATTACCTGGTGACGATATTAGCGAATAACGAATACAGATTCCCAATATATAttcgttataataaaaattattcgcgaatatgatataaatattaaatatattatacatatatatataattatatataaaatagttgtaaaagttgtaatttttcattattcgatttaacatttgtaataagttcgaatactgaaatatttataaaaaaatgaaatcaaatttgtatttataaagatattcaaTGTAATAGATGTTCAATGTAAAGATATtcagtgtattattttaaatttcttacttcatataattcaatataaagcctaccttatattaaaatcttatattaaGGTTATTAAGTATCTGGTTACTATATTATgtacaacaataaaaataaactgcaatatatttcaaatgtttAACCGTTTAATATCCGCACATAGTTATTACATCGTAACCATATTGCTTCAAATATTCCGAAATGTTACAGGCCTCTTTAAGATGTTAGCAGATAAAATAGACGGCAATATTGATTTCCAATGTGAAGAGATGCCCTCGATTATATTAGGACAGAGGCAGAATGAccggattatttttttaccatGTAGTAAGTTTAAgacaattttctaaaaatataaaaagataagatagagatatataatttgaaaaaaattataatttgtttcacaattttttatattatgtatcttgaaaattaagctttatattcttaataatgtCCTCAAGCTTTATGTTGAATCCTAATGAAAGTAAAAGCCTTTTAATAACTGAAAAATGTGATTTTGATATCTGTTTTTTGTTGTTGTGTACTGGTGGAATTACAAATTCTTGTAgcatatatttgaaaatacagaaaaacaTATAGAACgcaacttattgttagatgttTTCGAACAACAAATATGATGAATGTGAATAAAGTTATATCTAAGGAAAGCAACTTCTAAAAGTTGGTATACCTAAATCAATACCTACTATAGAGTCACATTCCAGAAAACGGGGTTATGAGTTTATAACAGATAACACTGAAAGGAATGAGATTAATACTAAACGTTCGCCAAGCGAAGCTTGATGCAAATCATTTAATAGTTTCATAACTGAagattccatttttttatatacttataactTGTATTATACTTTCACTTAGTTTCCAATTTTCtcaattataatgtattaaaaatacaataaatccGTGACTTTGTCAAGAGACTACCATACCTAAATTGCAAACTAAAGCTTCGAAGGAATTAAttcgttttccttttttaagaTTTCTGATCCCGTACAGCCATATTGAATTATgttagaaatgaaaaaaatttataattttttcttgtatatcGAAACATATTAACCTTTTTCACACACCTCTAGTCATGTTTGATAgaatagatttataaaatgagCCAAAGAATAGACAAGtttaatctattattataaaatacattcttGCTGAAACTGTATGGACGCGTATAAATGTTTGACACTCTCtctcatttattaatacaattaaacatAGTTTCTCtggtatattttaataatttatactatcGAACACGGAATGGTGGCATGCGAAGAAATTGATTTATCTCGATGTATAgcacaagaaaaatatttatacggtTTTTATTTCTGACTCATAATCTAACACGGCTGCAAAAAAAGACTACGAGAGTCTTAAGGTCCTGTtaagagaaggaagaagaaagaataacGCGACGGACAAATAAGAGTTACGTCTAAAAAATTCCAATCAATTCATTCAATCTTTTGATTATAAAAGTTCCAggattactttttttttttaacgctgATCTTGTGAGCTGTTATAGATTATTCATGATTGCAACCCGCACTGATACACGCGGAGCCACACTGAAAAAGCCAGCGAGAATTTCACATTATGCGTTGCAGTAAACATTGCTGACGAGAGTATTGGTTACTGCCGCGTTGAATAGTGGAAGATGTATTAAAGGAGTCATTGCGGATGGATAAATAACAGCAACAAAGCTGGGCACGACAAATGTATGGCGATGAGTGAGTGCGTGTAGAGtatgaatgtaatataaatgatatctGAGTATAAAGGGGAGGAAGTAAAGGTGGGCAGAGCACATGAAACTGACAACACATTTCccaaaaagataattatacgATACCCTGTCTTTGTACGTGTCTTCACATTCTTTCTGAAAACAAATGGAATCATTGAGAGATTCAAAGGTTTACCGAACCCTATAACTACTTTAACACGCTGGGCTGTACAAAGCGGAGATTGAAACCAAGTATACAAGATATTCAGTAAATTGCAATATAACCAACTTGAGAGAGCAatttctcgtaaaaaaaaaagaaatggttAAAAGAACatgtaaataaatctttcaGATTTATCAAGAGAGATCgctttgaatataaaaatacatttatttgacTTTGCATACATTGATACTTATATACGTGTTAAACATGGGAATCTTTTGtaacaattaacaaataaaataacaattaaagagAGCTATCGAATTTTCAATGCCAGAACCATATCATTATATTCGCGGTTGCTGATTTCATCATTTCGAGAAATCAGCattattaaatagatatatcttTCTCTCACATTCAacctatttcttttttttaacatgtaactaaaataaaaaatataatgtaattatcgAATATCGTTTAATCGGTTTTTTCCACGAAAAATTGTCTTCTTCCTGGTTGTATCACGATTTACTGAGCATTCTGAAATTTCATCGAGTTAAAATTTGGATATCGTAGGCATGCAATAATGATCCTTACGTTTATCCGTGAGTTAACGAAACGCGATAATCGGCATAAGGTCTTTTCTCGCATACCTGTAACATCGAAAATCGAACTCAACGAAATTATATCGGTTTCAATTCTCATTACAAACAGAAATCATACAAGAGATATCCCCCAGCATAAGCATCCTCTTTCATTCCATAAGTTACAGAAGTTAGGCATACAacaagtaaattatatttaattatttaatagtttaAATTGTTTCCTTTGTTTTAGGAAATAAAAGGAGATAGTTACGTATGCTGAAACAACAAAATGTTGCATATCAGTAAAACTATAAATACTTCATATTTGTACctgtaaaaattttgtcaattaaaattacgattaTGTATACAGATGTACTCATAAAAGAACTCTGTTTCTGACAGAATTTTTCTGCAGAAAACGATTTACGTTTAATAcgtttgatttaaatttattatttaatttcaatatattttccattaaaaattgtgagataattatattaatcaccCTGCCTATAATTCATcaaactataattttattttttaatttataaatatttgtcaagTGTTGTAATCGTTAAACTATAAGATGTTCAAAATTCTTAAGTTTTATTGTGATCGATAGCTGCATTAATAATcagcaaatttttattgaaacattCAAACAAATGCGGAATTGAGttaagaaaaaggaagaaatagaTGAACAACATACTTCTCGTATTGTGAGTGTGTGTGACATCATTTGAATGTTGACTTGGGACTGGCTGGTGGGTAGATTGTCAGTCGAGCGTGACCTAGCCAAGGATCGGGACCCTGTTAGGACGCTCTTGCTTTTAAGAGACATTTCCGTACGCAGAAATACTCGTGATATGTATGCTGAGCTGAGTCCGCGTATCCCAAAAGCGGTGCGCAGAAATTTAGCGGGTGTCACCTGAAAATTGATGAATTATCATTTTTAGCAGCATTCCTTAGAATTAAAGCCTtgtaagattataaaatattaagcaaaacatatataataattcagcttaaaatttattataagtgtACTTCTGAAcaacatattacatatatatttagaaatttagatatgtacatttaaatgatttttattacatatttaaaatacttttttattcaaaatacaaacgtaatgtttatctttcttttgctaattaatatatattaactttcTTGCGTctctcaaaatttattatttgtcatataatagattatatCGTTTAAGTCAaaatcctttttatttttataatagccTACAATTATTCCGCTACACACAATCTATTTTAGATTTTGTTACTCACTGGCATTTGTCTGCAGAACTTTGATAGAGCAGCATCTATTCCATTCTTTGAAATCTCATTCATCCATTCGGAATTCTGCGGCGAAGAgtgcttataaaataataaaactatagCCATAGCAACCCGATAAAAAACctgaaagcaaaaaaattaatgataattcaataaatcattaaagtAATACTCTATATAACAAATCGTGCATATGTCcaaaaagaacaattttatgCACGATATAGTTAATGCTTAAAAATGCTCGCAAAACAACTTCCCGCTGGCAATGAGTCAAACAtcaaatttaacatttgtCCTATTCCTAGAATATAAGTGCATTGCACAGTACACATAACGTGCGGTTGATCTTTATCTGTTGGTTGGGTAAACGCCAATTTTTCTCGCACTCTCATATGTACGGTAGATGGACGCTTTCACGTGCCGCCGACTGATTCCTTGAATGCATAGCAAGAACTAAAGTTCGAAATTTTCCGGTTGGCGGACGGTTTTCAGGTAATTTCACAGTTCAAATTTCATTCTCGGAATTGAAATTGTTTGGATCTTTATATAAGCATTTAGGGCACATAAATTAGGTATTTATATTCGAGCAGTTCGAACAATTGtctatcgtaaaaaaaaaaaatacatttcttaaattcgtaatttaatgTATACTGTAACGAAATATATGGCATACCGGTTCTATCTCTTTATATCTTTGATCGTTTttgtttgcaataaatattattttcatttgacCTTTTGATATCAAAACtacttaaaacttttaaatactGTATATCGCTCAAACGATTtgaatcaattatattaaaactataCGAGTCGCTTAATATGagattcgattttttaattataagtagaCATCGTACATCTCGCAAAGTTGAATACAACCTCTTATAAAAGCTACTATAAAATCAGCGatcatatttaaaacatataaactTACCTTAATGCCTTCATGAAGAAAACAGTCCATAACCCTGACTAGATGTTGAAATGGAAGAAGTTGAAGAATCCACCAGATCCAATCCATGTAGATTCTTTCTGCTCTTGAGCCGGAGCAATGCCTCGCTAAATGTACAGCAGCTGATTTCTTAAAATCGTGAAATTGGaaaaacatatattacatatacatatgtcgcTAGTCTACTGCTTGTaagtttttgcaaaataattttatatcttaaagTTTAAATCTCTTTTATACCATTTCAGTGAATGTTTATCAATCTAGAATAATATCAATTGAACGAAAGATAGATACAtagataaaaaagtttattctaTCATGAGATAAGACATTGAGGAAGTGAAAAAATATCTTGCGTAATATTATGAGCCGTTTTCttcgaaaatattaaagatagcAACAAGATTTTTTAGGTTTATTCTAGGATCatcatgattatttttatatgacagAGTACCATGTCcgaataataaacttttaaacaaataatattcacttttatccttttattttatatttaaaatttaaatgaatttaaaacaattaaaaaaaaaggaaaagtaaATTACTCAATTGggaacaaatataattatctaagGTCTAAATTTTAGGAACTTGTTGCTACTTACGACGTGTTTCTTAGTTATTTGTTCTACCGTTTTCCACGTAACTTCATAAAGGAGTTTGGTTTGCGTGATGAACATTTTCTCTTTGGCAGCTACCAAAGTAGCCATACAGTGGTAACATTCCTCCTCTGAAAAATAACATTCCCAAAATAACATAAGTAGCGGTTCATTGGAAGTAAACAAGATCCTTACCATAAATTGGCTTATTTTAAGACTTTAACACAgtgaattaaaagatatacaaaACTGTAATTCGCAAATCTAATTGGCGAATAATTGTCaagtagaaatagaaatattataagttataaacACTATTCACAAACTGTtcataatcaatattaataactaataatatttctacctattattggaataaataaaacatataggATAACATTTTTCCGTccaagatttatttttcaaacaaataaagattgaaaaattaaattgaatgtaAGCCTTAGTAAATTTGTACTATTTTTGCAACCGTTAACTGTTAAAACGAATTGTGTAGATTTTACGTAAATTGTCTTATCAAGTACATTTTCTTTGAAGTGCGATCATGGCTAATTTGGAGTCGATACTTTGACCataaaatcgaaatattttacttaaccCGGGAATGGTCACCTTGGGTAATTTTTACACCTCagtgtagaaaaaataaagctcatatcatagtaattttaaacgtttttttaacttttttggtttctccttacttttttcagaaaatattgaataaatctaTGTATATACTGTCCTCAAATACTAACAAATTATAGGACAATGACTTTTAATTGGGGGTGTAAAACTCATCGTAGGTGATcgtttatggaaaaaaaaaaagacgtgaCCGTCTCCGAGTTAagtaaagcaaaaaataattcttgtaatgtatcgaattattattaagttataattaaatttaattaatattaattaaattagtattataatttacctGGCACAAAATGCAAGAGAAGTGCAGTTAACGGATAAAGGGATGGGCTGTATGTGATGTCAGGACAGGCATATCCCAGTACAGATACAATTCTGTCCGCCACGTTTCTGCCTTTTCTCGTCAAATTGTAAGACAAGCAATGCGTACTATCGACGAATGGCGGAAGCATGATTGATTTTTCAGGTAATtctgtaaacaaaataattcaaaccTTACATGGATGTAATGAAGATAACTTTCTTATTGAATTGTACCGAGAGAAACAAAGTTATCACTTGGGTCTTTATCTTTCTTCGATCGCGTCTTCAATGATTACAAATTCGAATTCAGGGCTGTTTTTATAGTTGAGAGCGTTATAAATGTGCAATGAAATAAGCTTACAATTAGTCTCACAATTGCGCCGCTCTCAGATTCCGTTCTATGATCCTTTTCTGTTCGGTATAAATGCGCTGACAAAAGTCCAGCGAAAATATAGAGGTTAAAGATTCGTGGGgcgttaaaatgtatttactaACCAGTCGTTCCAAAGACCTGGTTCACCATGTCCCAGTAGAATCCGTCGAGCATGTTCTTGCCGTGCGCGTGCTGATCGCAGAGCGCCGGCCAGAGCTGCGCCCTGATGCCGTTGTTAAGTGGCCAGGCGTTCTCCCGTATGATCAGCTTCGCCTCCCGCTTTCTGCCGGCCTGCAGCAACGTGTTCACCTCAGCGAAAGTCTTTAGCGCCTGCTTCTTGCTGGTGGGCGACTCCGGCTGGATGACAATGTTGCTGGTGTCGACATGCGGTGGGAACGCGTCGTCGATGTCGGTGACGTTCGTCGCCTCCTCCTCGACCACCGACAGCGTGTTCGGCGAATTGTCCATCGGGGAGGCAGTCACTAACATCGCTTAACAACTACGGCACGAGATTCTTCATGACGGCCGCCCCGGCGATTTTTCACGCACCTGCCGCTGTCTACGTCATGTCTTGGGACGTTTCAATTTTCATCTGAAAGAACGAAGAGGATTGTACCGTATAAGTGGACGAGTTCGAAGACTTTTGGAGTACATAGATAAACAGATATAGGATTTTAGAGTATTATTAGCCAATTTACCTTACAATTAGCGAGATAAGATAAAGGCAATTTGATAATATCTCATTATAGAGAgacaaaaatacttttacttatttacttGCATGTAGTAACATGCAATATTctatgcttttttatttattatttctactttTGTTGTTTTTCTACTACTCCAAATttgtcatttaaattttatattcatgtaGATAATACGTGCGTaggatataaaaatgtcattattttttcgtataatcaatttaaaacaaGCCTgactgaaaaaagaaaatattaaattatcagaGACaaaaaacatcccatttcttTGCATTTATATGCAGGAGTAAAATTATACTTCAAACATTatcaaattactttattttagcCTATATTGCAAGcagtaataaacaattaaattttctcatGTTCCCTTCTCATAATAAACTGCCCTAATTATTATCCCGACTTTGCTTTTATTTCATCTAAAATTCATGTTTGCAGACTGCGGTATAGATACGTCCCTCGGGGCAACTTTGATTATCTTAAATTAGCGACTAACTTGTCGAATAATGCCTGTGTCATTTGGTTCACGCGGgcagaattattaatttttttgttatttagcACACGAAGAGAAATATTAGATTAGGGGCGGCGAATTATACAGTTGGAAATTTTATTGTGAGCAATTAATTCCATGCTCACCGATTGATTTAATCGCTGCAGATTAAATTAACCGGAACATAATCGAAGTCATTCTCAGGTATCAAAAAGATACCggacacaattttatttcagaatgGATTCAACTGGCAAATGTTTACGGTTCAACTCTTTCCTCCCTAGACTCCGCGACACGATTAAACATACAGCCGAGTAACGCACGTGATtgcgccgtcgccgtcgctcgAATCTCGTAAACTCGC is a window of Temnothorax longispinosus isolate EJ_2023e chromosome 1, Tlon_JGU_v1, whole genome shotgun sequence DNA encoding:
- the Sky gene encoding GTPase-activating protein skywalker isoform X1; amino-acid sequence: MLVTASPMDNSPNTLSVVEEEATNVTDIDDAFPPHVDTSNIVIQPESPTSKKQALKTFAEVNTLLQAGRKREAKLIIRENAWPLNNGIRAQLWPALCDQHAHGKNMLDGFYWDMVNQVFGTTELPEKSIMLPPFVDSTHCLSYNLTRKGRNVADRIVSVLGYACPDITYSPSLYPLTALLLHFVPEEECYHCMATLVAAKEKMFITQTKLLYEVTWKTVEQITKKHVKSAAVHLARHCSGSRAERIYMDWIWWILQLLPFQHLVRVMDCFLHEGIKVFYRVAMAIVLLFYKHSSPQNSEWMNEISKNGIDAALSKFCRQMPVTPAKFLRTAFGIRGLSSAYISRVFLRTEMSLKSKSVLTGSRSLARSRSTDNLPTSQSQVNIQMMSHTLTIREKECEDTYKDRGAHSPGPRALSMGVYPIQSICSQILDMPDLFTLWSWLPMRITMYQPILLYTTEEHGCSLTTFYVRVEQHEPTLLMIKTCNNEVFGAYCSTRWCERNLKDDKGQRQAYFGTGETFLFSLYPERAKYPWIGMDSSHNDSRVHHSAELFMAADSKMITIGGGDGQAIWMDENIRFGKTDRCSTFNNPPLCASGDFEIRVLEVYGFSGA
- the Sky gene encoding GTPase-activating protein skywalker isoform X2; protein product: MLVTASPMDNSPNTLSVVEEEATNVTDIDDAFPPHVDTSNIVIQPESPTSKKQALKTFAEVNTLLQAGRKREAKLIIRENAWPLNNGIRAQLWPALCDQHAHGKNMLDGFYWDMVNQVFGTTELPEKSIMLPPFVDSTHCLSYNLTRKGRNVADRIVSVLGYACPDITYSPSLYPLTALLLHFVPEEECYHCMATLVAAKEKMFITQTKLLYEVTWKTVEQITKKHVKSAAVHLARHCSGSRAERIYMDWIWWILQLLPFQHLVRVMDCFLHEGIKVFYRVAMAIVLLFYKHSSPQNSEWMNEISKNGIDAALSKFCRQMPVTPAKFLRTAFGIRGLSSAYISRVFLRTEMSLKSKSVLTGSRSLARSRSTDNLPTSQSQVNIQMMSHTLTIREGAHSPGPRALSMGVYPIQSICSQILDMPDLFTLWSWLPMRITMYQPILLYTTEEHGCSLTTFYVRVEQHEPTLLMIKTCNNEVFGAYCSTRWCERNLKDDKGQRQAYFGTGETFLFSLYPERAKYPWIGMDSSHNDSRVHHSAELFMAADSKMITIGGGDGQAIWMDENIRFGKTDRCSTFNNPPLCASGDFEIRVLEVYGFSGA
- the Sky gene encoding GTPase-activating protein skywalker isoform X3; amino-acid sequence: MLVTASPMDNSPNTLSVVEEEATNVTDIDDAFPPHVDTSNIVIQPESPTSKKQALKTFAEVNTLLQAGRKREAKLIIRENAWPLNNGIRAQLWPALCDQHAHGKNMLDGFYWDMVNQVFGTTELPEKSIMLPPFVDSTHCLSYNLTRKGRNVADRIVSVLGYACPDITYSPSLYPLTALLLHFVPEEECYHCMATLVAAKEKMFITQTKLLYEVTWKTVEQITKKHVKSAAVHLARHCSGSRAERIYMDWIWWILQLLPFQHLVRVMDCFLHEGIKVFYRVAMAIVLLFYKHSSPQNSEWMNEISKNGIDAALSKFCRQMPVTPAKFLRTAFGIRGLSSAYISRVFLRTEMSLKSKSVLTGSRSLARSRSTDNLPTSQSQVNIQMMSHTLTIREKECEDTYKDRLFTLWSWLPMRITMYQPILLYTTEEHGCSLTTFYVRVEQHEPTLLMIKTCNNEVFGAYCSTRWCERNLKDDKGQRQAYFGTGETFLFSLYPERAKYPWIGMDSSHNDSRVHHSAELFMAADSKMITIGGGDGQAIWMDENIRFGKTDRCSTFNNPPLCASGDFEIRVLEVYGFSGA
- the Sky gene encoding GTPase-activating protein skywalker isoform X4, with translation MLVTASPMDNSPNTLSVVEEEATNVTDIDDAFPPHVDTSNIVIQPESPTSKKQALKTFAEVNTLLQAGRKREAKLIIRENAWPLNNGIRAQLWPALCDQHAHGKNMLDGFYWDMVNQVFGTTELPEKSIMLPPFVDSTHCLSYNLTRKGRNVADRIVSVLGYACPDITYSPSLYPLTALLLHFVPEEECYHCMATLVAAKEKMFITQTKLLYEVTWKTVEQITKKHVKSAAVHLARHCSGSRAERIYMDWIWWILQLLPFQHLVRVMDCFLHEGIKVFYRVAMAIVLLFYKHSSPQNSEWMNEISKNGIDAALSKFCRQMPVTPAKFLRTAFGIRGLSSAYISRVFLRTEMSLKSKSVLTGSRSLARSRSTDNLPTSQSQVNIQMMSHTLTIRELFTLWSWLPMRITMYQPILLYTTEEHGCSLTTFYVRVEQHEPTLLMIKTCNNEVFGAYCSTRWCERNLKDDKGQRQAYFGTGETFLFSLYPERAKYPWIGMDSSHNDSRVHHSAELFMAADSKMITIGGGDGQAIWMDENIRFGKTDRCSTFNNPPLCASGDFEIRVLEVYGFSGA